A genome region from Streptomyces xanthophaeus includes the following:
- a CDS encoding PH domain-containing protein has product METGTMGETDGPAWVGLPGGLLRLRRTLLLIWTVLLAAVTAVVPGLTLGPAWAALGVFWLAVLAWGWVLLGRNWRSWRYAERADDLLISRGVLWREETVVPYGRMQLVEVTSGPLERRFGLASVQLHTAAAASDAKIPGLVPAEAERLRDRLTALGEARSAGL; this is encoded by the coding sequence ATGGAAACGGGGACGATGGGTGAGACGGACGGACCCGCATGGGTCGGGCTGCCGGGCGGGCTGCTCAGGCTGCGGCGGACGCTGCTGCTGATATGGACGGTGCTGCTCGCCGCCGTGACCGCCGTCGTGCCCGGGCTGACGCTCGGCCCGGCGTGGGCGGCCCTCGGGGTGTTCTGGCTCGCGGTCCTGGCCTGGGGCTGGGTGCTCCTCGGCCGGAACTGGCGGTCCTGGCGGTACGCCGAGCGCGCGGACGACCTGCTGATCAGCCGGGGCGTGCTGTGGCGGGAGGAGACCGTGGTGCCGTACGGGCGGATGCAGCTGGTGGAGGTCACCTCCGGCCCGCTGGAGCGGCGCTTCGGCCTGGCCTCGGTGCAGCTGCACACGGCCGCGGCGGCCAGCGACGCCAAGATCCCCGGGCTGGTGCCGGCCGAGGCGGAGCGGCTGCGCGACCGGCTGACCGCCCTCGGCGAGGCAAGGTCGGCGGGCCTGTGA
- a CDS encoding NADH-quinone oxidoreductase subunit D, whose amino-acid sequence MTETTVGIGGAAESTDMVLNIGPQHPSTHGVLRLRLVLDGERIVSAEPVVGYMHRGAEKLFEARDYRQIVMLANRHDWLSAFSNELGVVMAVERMLGMEVPERAVWMRTLLAELNRVLNHLMFLGSYPLELGGITPIFHAFREREELQAVMEEISGGRMHYMFNRVGGLKEDLPAGWLGRARAAIADVRTRMDVYDKLVHGNEIFRARTRGVGVLSAEAVHAYGVSGPIARASGVDFDLRRDEPYLAYGELQDVLKVVTRTEGDCLARFECLLDQTHNALDLAVACLDRMDDLPPGPINQRLPKVLKAPEGHTYAWTENPLGINGYYLVSKGEKTPYRLKLRSASYNNIQALAVLLPGQLVADMVAILGSLFFVVGDIDK is encoded by the coding sequence ATGACGGAGACCACGGTCGGTATCGGCGGAGCGGCGGAGAGCACCGACATGGTGCTCAACATCGGCCCCCAGCACCCTTCCACGCACGGCGTGCTGCGCCTGCGCCTCGTCCTGGACGGCGAGCGGATCGTCAGCGCCGAACCGGTGGTCGGCTACATGCACCGCGGTGCGGAGAAACTCTTCGAGGCCCGCGACTACCGGCAGATCGTGATGCTCGCGAACCGCCACGACTGGCTGTCCGCGTTCTCGAACGAGCTGGGCGTGGTCATGGCGGTCGAGCGGATGCTCGGCATGGAGGTCCCCGAGCGGGCCGTGTGGATGCGGACGCTGCTGGCCGAGCTGAACCGGGTGCTGAACCACCTGATGTTCCTCGGCTCGTACCCCCTCGAACTGGGCGGGATCACCCCGATCTTCCACGCCTTCCGGGAACGCGAGGAGCTCCAGGCCGTCATGGAGGAGATCTCCGGCGGCCGTATGCACTACATGTTCAACCGCGTCGGCGGCCTCAAGGAGGACCTCCCGGCCGGCTGGCTCGGCCGGGCCCGCGCCGCGATCGCCGACGTCCGGACCCGGATGGACGTCTACGACAAGCTGGTCCACGGGAACGAGATCTTCCGCGCCCGTACGCGCGGGGTCGGCGTCCTGTCCGCCGAGGCGGTGCACGCGTACGGGGTCTCCGGCCCGATCGCCCGAGCCTCCGGCGTCGACTTCGACCTGCGCCGCGACGAGCCGTACCTGGCCTACGGCGAGCTCCAGGACGTCCTGAAGGTGGTCACCCGCACCGAGGGCGACTGCCTGGCCCGCTTCGAGTGCCTGCTCGACCAGACCCACAACGCGCTCGACCTGGCCGTGGCCTGCCTGGACCGGATGGACGACCTCCCGCCGGGGCCGATCAACCAGCGGCTGCCGAAGGTCCTGAAGGCGCCCGAGGGGCACACGTACGCCTGGACCGAGAACCCGCTCGGCATCAACGGCTACTACCTCGTCTCCAAGGGCGAGAAGACCCCGTACCGGCTGAAGCTGCGCAGCGCCTCGTACAACAACATCCAGGCGCTGGCCGTGCTGCTGCCGGGGCAGTTGGTCGCCGACATGGTGGCGATCCTGGGCTCGCTCTTCTTCGTGGTCGGCGACATCGACAAATAG
- a CDS encoding arylamine N-acetyltransferase family protein, with protein MIISGIYAAYLGRIGITEPGSPSAEGLFALTRAHLERIPFENTEIQLGRPPGIDPELSVRRIAAGRGGYCFHLNGAFAALLEHLGYDVTRHVGGMVADPDSQEVSGDHLTLTVRIDGQAFLVDVGLGDGPPEPLPLREGTYERGFRYGLRPLGSADGPDTGWTVLNEGSPFPAMNFRSAPATMADFEDEHLRLSTAEDSPFLQSFFMLRRNAGVMNRLHGRILLTLDPQGGRDKRELTSPEELFEVMATVFGRELDDLTPADRAALWDRVQRAHEAWLASQQD; from the coding sequence ATGATCATTTCTGGCATATACGCCGCGTACCTCGGGCGGATCGGCATCACCGAACCCGGATCCCCCTCCGCCGAAGGGCTGTTCGCGCTCACGCGGGCCCATCTGGAGCGGATCCCGTTCGAGAACACCGAGATCCAGCTGGGCCGGCCGCCGGGCATCGACCCCGAGCTGTCCGTGCGCCGCATCGCCGCCGGGCGCGGCGGCTACTGCTTCCACCTCAACGGCGCCTTCGCGGCGCTGCTGGAGCACCTCGGGTACGACGTGACGCGTCACGTCGGGGGCATGGTCGCGGATCCGGATTCCCAGGAGGTGAGCGGCGACCACCTCACCCTGACCGTACGGATCGACGGGCAGGCCTTCCTCGTGGACGTCGGCCTGGGCGACGGTCCGCCCGAGCCGCTGCCCCTGCGCGAGGGCACGTACGAGCGGGGCTTCCGGTACGGCCTGCGGCCGCTGGGCAGCGCGGACGGGCCCGACACGGGCTGGACCGTCCTCAACGAGGGCTCGCCCTTCCCCGCGATGAACTTCCGCTCGGCCCCCGCGACCATGGCCGACTTCGAGGACGAGCACCTGCGGCTGTCCACCGCCGAGGACTCCCCTTTCCTGCAGTCCTTCTTCATGCTGCGGCGCAACGCCGGGGTCATGAACCGGCTGCACGGCAGGATCCTGCTGACCCTCGACCCGCAGGGCGGCCGGGACAAGCGGGAACTGACCTCCCCGGAGGAGCTCTTCGAGGTCATGGCCACGGTCTTCGGGCGCGAGCTCGACGACCTGACGCCGGCGGACCGGGCCGCGCTGTGGGACCGGGTGCAGCGGGCGCACGAAGCCTGGCTCGCCTCCCAGCAGGACTGA
- a CDS encoding alpha/beta hydrolase family protein, with protein sequence MTITQHSKQQRRQWLRRGSAAVALAAVLGGIAAPAALAAPAARVGASAAARGDLVSVVPLDTLDRDQVVAELGTLGIDPATVRYGVRAYRLTYATVDPQGLPTTATGLLVLPRGGPHRLDLVSDTHGTVATRDDAPSGGTGYNRLTPYLHASAGRAVAAPDYLGLGGGPGSHPYMDTRSSVTASVDMLKAARTAADRLGRPVGRDVYATGFSQGGQVAMALGRELSRGRDGLRLRALAPMAGPHDLLGSEFPGLTDGRVDPRVGVFYLSYFLTAQNRLHPLYKDPAEVFRAPYAQAVEGLFDGSRQPQDIVAALPATPQELLTPQWAENIRSPRGALLEAIRANDGVCDWKPAVPVRLYAAGGDTDVPIANSRACAADLARHGVRAKIVDQGPDADHTATAVRSAPQVVRWFDSIRRAPSS encoded by the coding sequence ATGACGATCACGCAGCACAGCAAGCAGCAGCGCCGGCAGTGGCTGCGGCGCGGCTCCGCCGCCGTGGCCCTCGCCGCCGTACTCGGCGGGATCGCCGCGCCGGCGGCGCTGGCCGCACCCGCCGCACGGGTCGGCGCGTCCGCCGCCGCCCGGGGCGATCTGGTCTCCGTCGTCCCGCTGGACACCCTCGACCGCGACCAGGTCGTGGCCGAACTCGGCACGCTGGGCATCGACCCGGCGACCGTCCGGTACGGCGTGCGCGCCTACCGGCTGACCTACGCCACCGTGGACCCGCAGGGCCTGCCCACCACCGCGACCGGTCTGCTCGTCCTGCCGCGCGGCGGCCCGCACCGCCTCGACCTGGTCTCCGACACCCACGGTACGGTCGCCACCCGCGACGACGCCCCGTCCGGGGGCACCGGCTACAACCGGCTCACCCCCTACCTGCACGCCTCCGCCGGCCGGGCCGTCGCCGCGCCGGACTACCTGGGCCTGGGCGGCGGCCCGGGCAGCCACCCGTACATGGACACCCGGTCCTCGGTCACGGCCTCCGTCGACATGCTGAAGGCCGCCCGCACCGCCGCCGACCGGCTGGGCCGCCCGGTCGGCAGGGACGTGTACGCCACCGGCTTCTCCCAGGGCGGCCAGGTGGCGATGGCCCTGGGCCGCGAGCTCTCCCGCGGGCGGGACGGCCTGCGGCTGCGGGCGCTGGCTCCGATGGCCGGGCCGCACGACCTGCTCGGCAGCGAGTTCCCCGGGCTCACCGACGGCCGGGTCGATCCGCGCGTCGGCGTCTTCTACCTGTCCTACTTCCTCACGGCCCAGAACCGGCTCCACCCTCTCTACAAGGACCCGGCCGAGGTGTTCCGCGCGCCCTATGCACAGGCTGTGGAAGGCCTGTTCGACGGGAGCCGCCAGCCGCAGGACATCGTGGCCGCGCTCCCGGCGACGCCGCAGGAGCTGCTGACCCCGCAGTGGGCCGAGAACATCCGCAGCCCGCGCGGGGCCCTGCTGGAGGCGATACGGGCCAACGACGGCGTCTGCGACTGGAAGCCCGCCGTGCCCGTACGCCTCTACGCGGCCGGGGGCGACACGGACGTACCGATCGCCAACTCCCGGGCCTGCGCCGCCGATCTGGCCCGCCACGGGGTCCGGGCGAAGATCGTGGACCAGGGCCCGGACGCCGACCACACGGCCACCGCGGTCCGCTCGGCACCGCAGGTGGTCCGCTGGTTCGACTCGATCCGCCGGGCCCCCTCCAGCTAG
- a CDS encoding TetR/AcrR family transcriptional regulator: MAAAATTTAPGTRDRLVRTASRLMQHGGYENTPVKQLVREAEATLGSLYHFFPGGKQELAVAAIHFGDEEFAELLRAGLAAHTDPAEAVEGVAALLAQALEDSDWRDGCPVTATALEAVGRLPELQTACAQAFTNWQHLVAAKLLASGYPEPEARDLAMTVINTLEGAETTSQVSRSRTPLLVAGRHLARLVASYRH; the protein is encoded by the coding sequence ATGGCAGCAGCAGCGACGACGACAGCACCCGGGACCCGCGACCGGCTGGTCCGCACCGCATCCCGCCTCATGCAGCACGGCGGATACGAGAACACCCCGGTCAAGCAGCTCGTCCGCGAGGCCGAGGCCACCCTCGGCTCGCTGTACCACTTCTTCCCGGGCGGCAAGCAGGAACTCGCGGTGGCCGCGATCCACTTCGGCGACGAGGAGTTCGCAGAGCTGCTCCGCGCCGGGCTCGCCGCCCACACCGACCCCGCGGAGGCGGTCGAGGGCGTGGCAGCCCTGCTCGCGCAGGCGCTGGAGGACTCCGACTGGCGGGACGGCTGCCCGGTGACGGCCACGGCCCTGGAGGCGGTCGGCCGCCTCCCGGAGCTCCAGACGGCCTGCGCCCAGGCCTTCACCAACTGGCAGCACCTGGTGGCCGCGAAGCTCCTGGCGTCGGGCTACCCGGAGCCGGAGGCCCGCGACCTGGCGATGACCGTGATCAACACCCTGGAGGGCGCCGAGACGACCTCACAGGTCAGCCGGAGCCGCACCCCGCTCCTGGTGGCGGGCCGGCACCTGGCCCGGCTGGTGGCCTCGTACCGGCACTGA